A single genomic interval of Leptospirales bacterium harbors:
- the leuB gene encoding 3-isopropylmalate dehydrogenase, translated as MAHQVAVLAGDGIGPEVMHVALEAISAAVGDASFVFHEAPVGGAAIDLTGSPLPDETVKVCESSDAVLFGSVGGPKWEHLPPERQPERGALLPLRKHFQLFANLRPVQLYPELIASCPLNPARVEKGVDMLIIRELTGDLYFGQPKGREGTGEMEKGFDTMVYHRYEIERIARVAFEAAALRRQRVTSIDKANVLTTMVFWREVVSEFGRNYALESGIEFQLDHMYVDNAAMQLILKPSQFDVVLCGNMFGDILSDEASVLGGSLGMMSSASLSAGRQDFGLYEPAGGTAPDIAGKNIANPIAQILSAALMLRYSFKMEPQARAMEDAVRASIRDGARTADIAGPGDRAISTTEMGQEIIRRL; from the coding sequence ATGGCTCACCAGGTTGCAGTTCTTGCCGGCGACGGCATTGGTCCGGAGGTGATGCATGTCGCCCTGGAAGCGATCAGCGCCGCAGTGGGCGATGCTTCCTTTGTATTCCACGAGGCGCCAGTAGGCGGCGCTGCAATTGATCTGACCGGCTCGCCGCTGCCCGATGAAACGGTTAAGGTTTGCGAATCCAGCGATGCTGTTCTCTTTGGATCCGTCGGCGGCCCGAAGTGGGAGCATCTGCCGCCGGAGCGCCAGCCGGAGCGCGGCGCCTTGCTGCCCCTGCGCAAGCACTTTCAGCTTTTCGCCAACCTGCGGCCGGTCCAGCTCTATCCTGAATTGATCGCTTCCTGTCCGCTCAATCCAGCGCGCGTGGAGAAGGGCGTCGATATGCTGATCATCCGCGAGTTAACGGGCGATCTCTACTTTGGACAGCCGAAGGGTCGCGAGGGAACCGGGGAGATGGAGAAGGGTTTCGATACGATGGTCTATCATCGTTACGAAATCGAGCGCATCGCGCGCGTCGCCTTTGAGGCCGCGGCCCTGCGCCGTCAGCGGGTAACCAGCATCGACAAAGCAAATGTTCTAACTACCATGGTCTTCTGGCGGGAAGTTGTCAGCGAGTTTGGTCGAAATTATGCCCTCGAAAGCGGCATCGAGTTTCAACTGGATCATATGTACGTCGACAACGCTGCCATGCAGCTGATTCTCAAACCCTCGCAGTTCGATGTGGTGCTTTGCGGCAACATGTTTGGCGATATCCTTTCCGACGAAGCCAGCGTTCTGGGCGGCAGCCTGGGCATGATGTCCAGCGCCTCCTTGAGCGCTGGACGGCAGGATTTCGGACTCTACGAGCCCGCAGGCGGCACTGCCCCGGACATTGCCGGCAAGAATATTGCCAACCCCATAGCGCAGATCCTTTCTGCGGCCTTGATGTTACGTTACAGCTTCAAGATGGAGCCGCAGGCCCGAGCAATGGAAGACGCCGTCCGGGCCTCGATTCGCGATGGCGCCCGTACCGCGGACATTGCCGGTCCAGGAGATCGCGCCATTTCGACCACCGAAATGGGGCAAGAGATCATTCGTCGCCTGTGA
- a CDS encoding response regulator, whose protein sequence is MLGTRVRKVVIAEDRKQEAFKLRQIVESGGYRTVQIFENGRDFLKWLEAHPDEADLVLLDIIMPTLDGYAAFAEMKQRWPDSPIRTIFVTIENSKPVAEALLKMGAAGIVNKPLDRDAVLTAIKQALT, encoded by the coding sequence ATGCTGGGTACGCGCGTTCGCAAAGTGGTCATCGCCGAGGACCGCAAGCAGGAAGCCTTCAAACTGCGCCAGATCGTGGAATCGGGCGGCTATCGTACTGTCCAGATCTTCGAAAATGGCCGGGATTTCTTGAAGTGGCTGGAGGCGCATCCCGATGAAGCGGACCTCGTCCTTCTCGATATAATTATGCCAACGCTTGATGGCTACGCGGCCTTTGCCGAAATGAAGCAGCGCTGGCCAGATTCTCCGATACGGACGATATTTGTAACGATTGAGAACAGCAAGCCAGTAGCGGAGGCTTTGCTGAAAATGGGCGCCGCTGGCATTGTCAATAAGCCCCTGGACCGCGACGCGGTGCTGACCGCGATCAAGCAGGCCCTGACGTAG
- a CDS encoding stringent starvation protein B: MERGAPPDQEQLQRLRQFKRATLDVMFQHCDTFYIHCQPHPDLQIGQRGLVQQEKEEGIILVFGPHSVRHLALNDRFLLCELQFSRWESVAIPFECILRMFDKGGRVMVQWAAPAASEEDSATRSAPAAAEDRLIRRSEDSRVIEVDFRRSRKDAPEDA; the protein is encoded by the coding sequence ATGGAACGCGGCGCGCCTCCCGATCAAGAGCAGCTGCAACGCTTGCGGCAGTTCAAGCGCGCGACGCTGGACGTGATGTTCCAGCATTGCGATACATTCTACATCCATTGCCAGCCACATCCCGATTTGCAAATTGGCCAGCGCGGACTGGTGCAGCAAGAAAAGGAAGAGGGCATCATCCTGGTATTCGGTCCGCACAGCGTCCGTCATCTGGCCTTGAATGATCGCTTTCTTCTGTGTGAGCTGCAGTTCAGTCGTTGGGAAAGCGTGGCAATTCCCTTCGAGTGCATCTTGCGAATGTTCGACAAAGGCGGTCGGGTGATGGTGCAATGGGCGGCTCCGGCGGCCAGTGAGGAGGACTCCGCGACGCGCAGCGCGCCAGCGGCCGCGGAAGACCGTCTGATCCGTCGCAGCGAAGACTCGCGCGTCATCGAAGTTGATTTTCGCCGCTCGCGCAAAGATGCGCCGGAGGATGCGTAG
- a CDS encoding polyphenol oxidase family protein, giving the protein MNAAAAQALQIQLGPARAVLLGRNALQDIAELATTDRKSIERRRCAAALDLAEAFSLDQVHGAACVEIAPGRPEYLPEGDVARADALYTARRGVALLVRVADCLPLLFCLSSGADQPALIGVVHAGWRGMAEGIIAGALRSAIRAFERRSDSPWQMHCAIGPHICATHYEVGPEVAERFRHTRPGSQDRSFLDLAAEARSQAEEACRDPHWHGGLNACTTEQNNLYFSHRCGDVGRNLLAIALPSAGGPSNSE; this is encoded by the coding sequence ATGAATGCTGCGGCAGCACAGGCGTTGCAGATTCAGCTGGGCCCGGCGCGCGCCGTATTGCTTGGCCGCAATGCTTTACAGGATATCGCCGAGCTTGCGACGACCGATCGCAAAAGCATCGAGCGAAGGCGTTGCGCGGCCGCCCTTGATCTTGCCGAGGCCTTCAGCCTGGATCAGGTCCATGGCGCTGCATGTGTGGAAATCGCTCCAGGCCGGCCAGAATACCTGCCGGAAGGCGATGTGGCGCGCGCCGATGCGCTGTATACCGCCCGGCGCGGCGTCGCCCTGCTGGTTCGCGTCGCCGACTGCCTGCCCCTGCTATTTTGCCTGAGCTCTGGCGCAGATCAGCCGGCGCTGATTGGCGTGGTCCATGCCGGCTGGCGCGGCATGGCCGAGGGCATCATTGCCGGCGCGCTGCGTTCGGCAATCCGCGCCTTCGAACGCAGATCGGACAGTCCCTGGCAGATGCACTGCGCAATCGGTCCGCACATTTGTGCCACACACTATGAAGTTGGTCCGGAAGTCGCTGAGCGTTTTCGACACACGCGGCCCGGAAGCCAGGATCGCTCCTTCCTTGATTTGGCCGCCGAGGCCCGCAGTCAGGCGGAGGAGGCTTGCCGGGATCCACACTGGCATGGCGGCCTCAACGCCTGCACAACAGAGCAAAATAACTTGTATTTCTCCCACCGTTGCGGCGACGTCGGTCGGAATTTGCTAGCAATTGCGTTGCCGTCAGCAGGCGGCCCGTCAAATTCAGAATAA
- a CDS encoding phosphoribosylanthranilate isomerase — MADAPQAAELGLMMPALVKICGNVYPEDSHAIAALSPDFMGWIFSPRSVRRVRAAAVGGPLSILRRKFPRIAQVAVFAENSLPEMMRILYTIPYFDAVQISAPAAQVLALRRLCRAAMQRGDLPPLSIWPVLRPRGPVSWLDRAQLMPAALTLLDSYAPGQAGGTGQQLNPEWARPMQSPFLLAGGLNAENVSEALLRSGAIGADVASGIESSPGRKDLLKAAAFISAVRAVAAPSAAALRLSAIRARRL; from the coding sequence GTGGCCGACGCTCCACAAGCGGCGGAACTGGGCCTGATGATGCCTGCGCTGGTCAAGATCTGCGGCAATGTCTATCCGGAGGATAGCCACGCGATCGCCGCTCTGTCGCCGGACTTCATGGGCTGGATTTTCTCGCCGCGCAGCGTACGCCGGGTGCGCGCGGCAGCCGTAGGCGGGCCGCTGTCCATCCTGCGTCGTAAATTTCCCCGGATTGCACAGGTCGCCGTCTTTGCCGAAAACAGCCTGCCGGAGATGATGCGCATTCTCTATACAATCCCCTATTTTGACGCCGTGCAAATCAGCGCGCCGGCGGCGCAGGTCCTGGCTTTGCGCCGCCTGTGCCGCGCCGCCATGCAGCGCGGCGACTTGCCGCCGCTCTCTATCTGGCCTGTCCTGCGTCCACGGGGGCCGGTCAGCTGGCTGGACCGGGCGCAGCTGATGCCGGCGGCGCTTACGCTGCTCGACTCCTACGCGCCGGGTCAGGCCGGCGGCACCGGCCAGCAATTGAATCCGGAGTGGGCGCGGCCAATGCAGTCGCCGTTCTTGCTTGCCGGCGGCCTCAACGCAGAGAACGTTAGCGAAGCATTGCTACGCTCCGGCGCAATTGGCGCCGATGTTGCGTCGGGCATTGAAAGCAGCCCAGGTCGAAAAGATTTGCTGAAGGCGGCGGCTTTTATCAGCGCGGTGCGCGCTGTAGCCGCGCCCTCGGCAGCTGCGCTGCGCCTGTCTGCAATCCGAGCGCGGCGACTCTAA
- the mutS gene encoding DNA mismatch repair protein MutS produces the protein MSREKKGAAAAADDPLATPVMRQYLELKRGLDDAILLFRMGDFYELFLEDAERAAPIMDVALTRRQSSIPMCGVPYHSVETYVQRLIAAGCKVAIAEQQPDPENPRLMQRRLQRVITAGTLVEEGLLASSANNYLMAFAVAGDNLGLALADVSTGDFFASAVACGQGPASDDTAPRSGEMLLATALRDWISQYAPREILSPSDRLQLRTLAAPEGRAIWQPMEPWKASPSEGLRQLETRYAVRARGLGFEDPASPALGALSLILHYVRTNFPGQTLFLQAPAFREGPGACLRLDEQTIRHLELTENQQDGGPQRTLFSTLDRCKTPVGKRALRAAILAPFRNIAEIQARANRVEQLLGNDGLRSALSAALDGVQDLERALARQAAGRGAPRDFVIARQAIVAAQSIAAATAGAGGGWLEVTASIATLAEDLQRIVVDSPPAVFGGGALVRDGVDAELDRARQAQQQGGQWILDFEERERKRSGLNALRVKYNRVYGYFIEISKGQAKDAPQDYTRKQTLTGYERFSNDELAEMEATLLGAEERIQLAEERIAGELSHRLLAESGALKQLMQALGETDLRLALAEVAARGDWQRPQCVASGAACLEIDDGRHPVVEEHLPRGDLFTPNSVRLLAAERSFAVLTGPNMAGKSTYIRQIALIQLLAQMGSYVPAQNCRLSLCDRIFTRIGAGDNLTRGESTFFVEMLETARILNQCSSQSLVIMDEVGRGTSTYDGMSIAWAIVERLSDPEGPLPLTLFATHYHELTALGEREKVINLTMDVQERDGRVLFLHRVREGAADRSYGIHVARLAGMPEAVLRRAEEKLIELERELDRSRQQEAEQHSSRRGRTRRAADGNQSSLFS, from the coding sequence ATGTCGCGCGAGAAGAAAGGAGCTGCAGCTGCCGCCGACGATCCGCTGGCGACGCCGGTCATGCGCCAGTACCTCGAACTCAAGCGCGGCCTGGACGATGCTATCTTGCTTTTTCGCATGGGCGACTTCTACGAACTTTTCCTGGAGGATGCCGAACGCGCTGCGCCGATCATGGACGTTGCGCTCACCAGACGCCAGTCAAGCATCCCGATGTGCGGCGTACCCTACCATAGCGTGGAAACCTATGTGCAGCGCTTGATCGCCGCCGGCTGCAAGGTGGCAATCGCCGAGCAGCAGCCTGATCCCGAAAATCCGCGCTTGATGCAGCGTCGCCTGCAACGCGTGATCACGGCCGGCACGCTTGTGGAAGAGGGACTGTTGGCCAGCTCCGCCAACAACTACCTGATGGCCTTTGCCGTTGCCGGCGACAATTTGGGCCTTGCCCTGGCTGATGTTTCCACGGGCGATTTTTTCGCTTCGGCAGTGGCATGCGGCCAGGGGCCAGCATCGGACGACACTGCGCCTCGATCCGGCGAAATGCTACTGGCGACCGCGCTTCGCGACTGGATCAGTCAGTACGCGCCGCGCGAAATTCTATCGCCAAGCGATCGTTTGCAGCTGCGCACTCTGGCCGCCCCCGAGGGTCGAGCCATCTGGCAGCCGATGGAGCCATGGAAGGCCTCGCCCTCCGAAGGTTTGCGACAGCTGGAAACGCGCTATGCGGTTCGCGCTCGCGGCCTTGGCTTCGAGGACCCTGCTTCGCCGGCGCTGGGCGCCTTGAGTCTGATTCTTCACTATGTTCGTACAAACTTTCCCGGGCAGACCCTGTTCTTGCAGGCCCCTGCGTTCCGCGAGGGGCCTGGCGCCTGCTTGCGCCTCGACGAGCAGACTATAAGGCATCTGGAGTTGACCGAGAATCAGCAGGACGGCGGCCCGCAGCGTACGCTTTTTTCTACGCTGGATCGTTGCAAGACCCCCGTTGGCAAACGAGCGCTGCGCGCCGCGATCCTGGCGCCCTTTCGGAACATTGCCGAAATTCAGGCGCGGGCCAATCGAGTCGAGCAACTGCTGGGAAACGATGGCTTGCGTTCGGCGCTGTCCGCCGCGCTGGACGGAGTCCAGGATCTGGAGCGAGCGCTGGCCCGACAGGCCGCCGGTCGCGGCGCACCGCGCGATTTCGTCATAGCTCGCCAGGCAATCGTTGCGGCGCAGTCAATTGCAGCTGCAACGGCTGGGGCCGGCGGCGGCTGGCTGGAAGTCACAGCCTCGATAGCAACCCTTGCTGAGGATTTGCAAAGGATCGTGGTGGATAGTCCGCCGGCCGTCTTTGGCGGCGGAGCGCTGGTGCGCGATGGCGTCGACGCGGAGCTGGATCGCGCCCGCCAGGCGCAGCAGCAGGGCGGCCAGTGGATTCTGGACTTCGAGGAACGCGAACGCAAGCGCAGCGGACTCAACGCCCTGCGCGTGAAGTACAACCGGGTCTACGGCTACTTCATTGAGATCAGCAAGGGCCAGGCAAAAGACGCGCCGCAGGATTACACGCGCAAACAGACGCTGACCGGCTACGAGCGCTTCAGCAATGACGAGCTGGCCGAAATGGAGGCCACGCTACTGGGCGCCGAAGAAAGGATTCAGCTGGCGGAGGAGCGCATCGCCGGCGAACTCAGCCACCGTCTGCTGGCTGAAAGCGGCGCACTCAAGCAATTGATGCAAGCATTGGGTGAGACGGATTTACGTCTGGCGCTGGCCGAGGTCGCGGCCCGCGGCGACTGGCAGCGGCCGCAGTGCGTCGCCTCAGGGGCGGCTTGTCTGGAAATCGACGACGGGCGCCACCCGGTGGTCGAAGAGCATCTGCCGCGCGGCGATCTGTTTACGCCAAACAGTGTACGACTGCTGGCCGCAGAGCGCAGCTTCGCGGTTTTGACCGGACCAAACATGGCCGGCAAATCGACCTACATTCGTCAGATCGCCTTGATCCAGTTGCTGGCGCAGATGGGGTCCTATGTGCCGGCGCAAAACTGTCGGCTCAGTCTATGCGACCGAATCTTCACGCGCATTGGCGCCGGCGATAATCTGACGCGCGGCGAATCGACTTTCTTTGTGGAGATGCTGGAGACGGCGCGCATTCTCAACCAGTGCAGCAGCCAATCGCTGGTCATCATGGACGAAGTGGGTCGCGGCACCAGCACCTACGATGGCATGTCCATCGCCTGGGCCATTGTCGAACGATTGAGCGACCCGGAAGGCCCCTTGCCGCTGACGCTCTTTGCCACGCACTATCATGAACTGACGGCGCTGGGCGAACGTGAAAAGGTGATCAACCTGACGATGGATGTGCAGGAGCGCGACGGTCGCGTTCTGTTTCTGCATCGCGTCCGCGAGGGCGCCGCCGATCGCAGCTATGGCATTCATGTGGCCCGTTTGGCGGGCATGCCCGAAGCGGTCCTGCGGCGAGCGGAGGAGAAATTGATCGAGCTGGAGCGCGAGCTGGACCGCAGTCGCCAGCAGGAAGCCGAACAGCATTCCAGCCGGCGCGGTCGCACACGTCGCGCCGCCGACGGCAATCAGAGCAGCCTCTTTAGCTGA
- a CDS encoding glycogen/starch/alpha-glucan phosphorylase — MNHSDRDAARKRLWELMDRIQNIDDESLQKAFAHHLEYTVCKYKSNIHGPDIYQALAYTIRDFLIDRWNETQQNIREARSKRVYYLSMEFLLGRLLTTNLVNLGMRERVAHNLQQFGYDLNEISEYEPDAGLGNGGLGRLAACFLESMATLDLPCCGASIRYEFGIFHQQIVDGYQKEAPDNWLARGNPWEIMRHDIIYPVYYYGYSESFVDDAGNVRFRWTPGETVMAQAYDILCPGYNTRTVNHLRLWNSVSSSDFNFDYFNHGDYLRAVEDKFHTETISKVLYPNENILQGKELRLKQEYMLVSSSVQDALATFEQEETDWNRLPDRVFFQLNDTHPALTVAELMRMLVDMKQLEWDEAWALTQQCCAYTNHTVMPEALETWDMELFGRLLPRHLQIIFEINRRFMDQLRAQGAPDDLLARMSLIDEGGGKKVRMANLAVVGSKAVNGVAELHTRILRERIFGDFHRLWPGRIQNKTNGITHRRWIVASNPELSEVITKRIGSDWIQDLGRLRDLEPLADDGDLQADWERVRRKNKERMAHLILFETGVTVDPDSIFDVQIKRIHEYKRQHLNILRVIADYQMMKTNPHLDYTPRTVIFGGKAAPGYHRAKAIIKLINAVAHVVNNDKDVKGRLNVVFLPNYRVSLAERIFPASDISEQISTAGMEASGTGNMKFMLNGALTLGTLDGANVEILEEVGKDNCYIFGLTDVEVEEHRRGGYDPQEYYRQDPVIRHALDAVQGNYFNRHEPGQFQELINVLLNGGDYYMVLADFRAYAEAQDKAARDFRDRRAWTRRSILNTARSGKFSSDRTIMQYAREIWNASPVSPKREPRIAAV, encoded by the coding sequence ATGAACCACTCTGACCGCGACGCCGCCCGCAAACGACTGTGGGAGCTGATGGATCGAATCCAGAATATCGACGATGAATCGCTGCAAAAGGCCTTCGCCCACCACCTGGAATACACTGTCTGTAAGTATAAGTCAAATATCCACGGGCCCGATATCTACCAGGCTCTGGCCTACACCATTCGCGACTTCCTGATCGACCGCTGGAATGAAACGCAGCAAAATATTCGCGAGGCGCGCTCCAAGCGAGTCTACTATCTTTCCATGGAATTTTTGCTGGGGCGTCTGCTCACCACCAACCTTGTCAATCTGGGCATGCGCGAGCGCGTCGCTCACAACCTTCAGCAATTTGGCTACGATCTCAACGAAATCAGCGAGTACGAACCGGACGCTGGATTGGGCAACGGCGGTCTTGGCCGACTGGCCGCCTGCTTCCTGGAAAGCATGGCGACCCTGGATCTGCCCTGTTGTGGCGCCAGCATTCGCTACGAGTTTGGCATCTTCCACCAGCAGATTGTCGACGGCTACCAGAAGGAAGCTCCGGACAACTGGCTGGCGCGCGGAAACCCGTGGGAAATCATGCGCCACGATATCATCTATCCCGTTTACTATTACGGCTACAGCGAGTCCTTTGTAGACGACGCCGGCAATGTTCGCTTCCGCTGGACGCCGGGCGAAACGGTGATGGCTCAGGCCTACGACATTCTGTGCCCGGGCTACAACACGCGCACCGTAAACCACCTGCGTTTATGGAATAGCGTATCCAGCTCTGATTTCAATTTCGACTACTTCAACCACGGCGACTACTTGCGCGCCGTAGAAGACAAGTTCCACACGGAAACGATTTCCAAGGTGCTCTACCCCAACGAGAATATTCTGCAGGGCAAGGAGCTGCGCCTCAAGCAGGAGTACATGCTGGTAAGCTCCAGCGTCCAGGACGCACTGGCGACCTTTGAGCAAGAGGAGACGGACTGGAATCGCCTGCCGGACCGCGTCTTCTTCCAGCTCAATGATACGCACCCGGCGCTGACCGTGGCCGAATTGATGCGCATGCTGGTCGACATGAAGCAACTGGAATGGGACGAGGCCTGGGCCCTGACGCAGCAGTGCTGCGCCTACACCAACCACACCGTCATGCCCGAGGCGCTGGAAACCTGGGACATGGAACTTTTTGGCCGTCTGTTGCCGCGCCATCTGCAGATCATATTTGAAATCAATCGTCGCTTTATGGACCAACTGCGGGCGCAGGGAGCGCCGGATGACCTGCTTGCGCGTATGTCGCTGATTGACGAAGGCGGCGGCAAGAAAGTGCGTATGGCCAATCTGGCAGTGGTTGGCTCCAAAGCCGTCAATGGCGTGGCCGAATTGCACACCAGAATTCTACGCGAACGAATTTTTGGCGACTTCCACCGCCTCTGGCCAGGTCGCATTCAGAATAAGACCAACGGCATCACACACCGCCGCTGGATCGTTGCCTCCAATCCCGAGCTGAGCGAGGTCATTACCAAGCGCATCGGCAGCGATTGGATTCAGGACTTAGGCCGTTTGCGCGATCTGGAGCCGCTGGCCGATGACGGCGATCTGCAAGCTGATTGGGAGCGCGTTCGTCGTAAGAACAAGGAACGCATGGCCCATTTGATTCTTTTTGAAACCGGCGTCACGGTAGACCCGGACTCGATCTTCGACGTCCAGATCAAGCGCATCCACGAATACAAGCGTCAGCATCTGAACATTCTGCGCGTCATTGCCGACTACCAGATGATGAAGACCAATCCGCACCTGGATTACACGCCACGCACGGTAATCTTTGGCGGCAAGGCGGCGCCTGGCTACCACCGCGCCAAGGCGATCATCAAACTGATCAATGCCGTAGCACATGTGGTCAATAACGACAAGGACGTAAAGGGAAGATTGAATGTTGTCTTCCTGCCAAACTATCGCGTCAGTCTGGCGGAACGCATTTTCCCGGCCTCGGATATCTCCGAGCAGATCAGCACTGCCGGCATGGAGGCATCGGGCACGGGCAACATGAAGTTCATGCTGAACGGCGCACTGACGCTGGGCACGCTTGATGGCGCAAATGTCGAAATCCTGGAAGAAGTGGGCAAGGACAACTGCTACATCTTCGGATTGACCGATGTAGAAGTCGAGGAGCATCGCCGCGGCGGCTACGATCCCCAGGAATACTACCGTCAGGACCCGGTGATCCGGCACGCCCTGGATGCCGTGCAGGGCAACTATTTCAACCGTCATGAGCCCGGCCAGTTTCAGGAATTGATCAATGTGCTGCTCAACGGCGGAGACTACTACATGGTGCTTGCCGATTTCCGCGCCTACGCCGAAGCCCAGGACAAGGCGGCGCGCGACTTCCGCGATCGTCGCGCCTGGACCCGTCGATCGATTTTGAATACGGCGCGCTCCGGAAAGTTTTCGTCCGACCGGACGATCATGCAGTATGCCAGAGAAATCTGGAATGCATCGCCGGTATCGCCCAAGCGCGAACCGCGCATAGCGGCAGTGTAA
- a CDS encoding glycosyltransferase family 4 protein, which produces MLGWEYPPEITGGLAIACRGLARALVRRGHSVDFFLPRYNNTPAFDEGVRVLSPTAEQLSVEEMVLYREQLQTISEGSLSGAYAQPEGSPQTSAEELVRAAIENRSVGALLQGGYGDHMFQEIFSFALLARLYAAREAYDIIHAHDWMTFPAGEAAAAATGRPLLIHVHATEFDRSGENVNSLIYDIERHAAHAAAASAAVSNYTRSILIRRYGAAAERVFAVHNAVESEEEHPLPPEVRGIKEPTVLFLGRITFQKGPEYFVRAARRVIDQIGGVRFVMVGTGDMYHRMIELAADLGIGRYFHYTGFLNREQVRRVFALSDLYVMPSVSEPFGISPLEAMLQGVPTIVSKQSGVSEIIENCIKVDFWDVDEMARSIIAVLSDSAERNRLREQGKQEAENLSWDLAAERLETIYDRADDFTAGRS; this is translated from the coding sequence ATGCTCGGCTGGGAGTACCCGCCGGAAATCACCGGCGGCCTGGCCATCGCCTGCCGTGGTCTGGCGCGCGCACTGGTGCGTCGCGGGCACAGCGTCGACTTTTTCCTGCCGCGTTACAATAATACGCCAGCCTTTGACGAAGGCGTCCGGGTGCTCAGCCCAACAGCGGAGCAATTGAGCGTCGAGGAGATGGTGCTCTACCGGGAGCAGCTGCAGACCATCAGCGAAGGCTCTCTCAGCGGCGCCTATGCTCAGCCGGAAGGCAGCCCGCAGACGAGCGCCGAAGAATTGGTGCGGGCAGCAATTGAAAATCGAAGCGTTGGCGCTTTGCTGCAGGGCGGCTATGGCGACCACATGTTCCAGGAAATCTTCAGCTTCGCATTGCTGGCGCGCCTCTATGCGGCCCGCGAAGCCTACGATATTATTCATGCCCATGACTGGATGACCTTCCCTGCCGGCGAAGCGGCCGCGGCCGCGACCGGACGTCCGCTGCTGATCCACGTGCATGCCACGGAGTTTGATCGCAGCGGCGAAAATGTAAATTCACTGATCTATGATATCGAGCGTCATGCGGCCCATGCCGCGGCGGCGTCGGCGGCGGTTAGCAATTACACGCGCAGCATCCTGATTCGACGCTACGGCGCGGCTGCCGAACGTGTCTTCGCCGTCCACAATGCCGTGGAATCGGAAGAGGAACATCCTCTGCCGCCAGAGGTGCGCGGCATCAAGGAGCCCACGGTGCTCTTTCTGGGCCGCATTACATTCCAGAAGGGTCCAGAGTACTTCGTTCGTGCGGCCCGTCGGGTCATCGATCAAATTGGCGGCGTGCGCTTTGTGATGGTCGGGACCGGCGACATGTACCATCGTATGATTGAGCTGGCTGCCGATCTGGGGATAGGACGTTACTTCCACTATACTGGTTTTCTCAATCGCGAGCAGGTCCGGCGCGTCTTTGCGTTGAGCGATCTCTACGTCATGCCCTCAGTTTCCGAGCCCTTTGGCATTTCGCCGCTGGAGGCCATGCTGCAGGGCGTGCCGACCATCGTTTCCAAGCAGTCGGGAGTCAGTGAAATCATCGAAAACTGCATCAAGGTCGACTTCTGGGACGTGGACGAGATGGCCCGCAGCATCATTGCAGTACTGAGCGACAGCGCTGAACGCAACCGGCTGCGGGAACAGGGCAAGCAAGAAGCGGAAAACCTCAGCTGGGACCTGGCCGCCGAGAGGCTGGAGACGATCTATGATCGCGCCGATGACTTCACCGCCGGCCGCAGCTAA